The segment GTGTTACTGATGCTGGAGAAAAATTGAAAAGTGTACATTTCATTGCATTTTTGAGtatctgtcccccccccccatgagtgACATTAACACCTGCTGTAGAATTACTATTTTGTGATGCATGCTACGCAAACCTGGTCTGTAATTTGTTCCTAACCAGTGCTGAAGATGAGCATATGGCGGCACTGCTGTGTTTGACAGACCCAGCAACTGAAGAAAATGGGGAACTGACTGCTATAGAAACTGgaggatatatatatttttatatacctCGCCTCTGGGAGAAAAGCTCTTTCCGAAGTAGAATCTACTATGGCCCCAAAAAGCGGCTCCTCTGAGTAGGgtttaaacacaattttttccattttatttctaatCCCAGACTGGCAAAGAGAGAACATATTTGATTTACATATATTAAAATGTCTTCCCTGGATGATGCTTTTATTACCCAGTCATCTAGGAATGGGTACGCATACATCCCCTGCCTTTTTAGGTACACTGCCACTACCATCAGGCATTCTGTAAACACCTGAGGAGCTATggataaacaaaaaaggaggacCTTGTACTGAAAATGAACCTCTCATACCATGAAAAGCAGGTATTTCAGATGACACTGTTTTACGGAAACATTCATCTTTTAAATCCAGATCAACAACCCCATCCTCAAGATAAAGTGAAAGAATTACAGAAGTTATCTCTAATATGCAGAAACAAAATTTCTGTATATAAGTATTTCATTTCCTTAAATCCAAAATAGGGCAAAAGCCCCCtacttttttaaattagaaaacacCAGTAAAAACCCTCCCTCTGTGATCTTGCAGAACTGTCTCTATTGCTCCTAACTGCAGCAGAGATTGAACCCAGTTCTTTAACAAAATGAGATGACTTTGATCTCTGCCCAGAGATGAAATGGGTGAGATGTTGTAGGTAAGGATCTTAATTTGAATTGTGTAACCACATGCAATAACTTCCAGGATCCACCTGTCTAGTATTAACTCCCAGTGATAAAAACAGGGCAAACAATCCCCAAATATCTGTATCCTTTGGATCAGACAACTGAATGTCCTCCTGGTATGGAATTGGTGAAGGTCTAGTCCCATGCATAGATCCTTCTTGATAAGGTGCAGAAGATGGCCACTGGGATTATCTAACCTTGTGGGGGTAACGTGCCATTCAGGCCAAAAAAAAACAGTGATGGATTTGGCTGGAAATACTTCTGTGCATCTGGATCCAGTAGGTATGAATGAAACTGTCCAACATTTTTCTTGGAATCCACTCTCCGATCTGCATCTCTCGTCCACTCCCAACCCTTACGAGGTTCAGATGGAACTGGAGACAATAACCCCTTTCAAAAAGAAAGTTGAGAGAAGTTCTTCTCTGGAGATCCAGAAGGGATCTTAGGTGAAGGAAGTAGCAGAGAAATCCTGATCTCTTCTTCCTTCcatcttctgcaacaaatgaagcagaggTCCTACAGACAATAGCCTTCTTCACTACACAACTCCACTAAGCGTGTCCGTCAGACAAACCAATGAAATGTCAAACAGTGGTCATTTTGGAACTCTTTATTCTTTTCAATGTATCAAcccattttccatgaaaaatttaaatAGTACCCAAAGCTTACAAACCATGTTTGTTCATTGACATGTATGAGGTTTTTACAAAAGAAAGGtttgactagggtgaccagacagcaagtgtgaaaaatcaggacagagggtggggcagtaataggtgcctgtataagacaaagctccagatattgggactgtccctataaaatcgggacatctggtcaccctaggtttgGCACCCTGTTAAAGTGACCGCCCTCTGCTACAGCCCTACCCAGGCTGGTTGCTATGTGCACCCCGTGAAAGCAGAAATCTCATCTCAGCGGGAGAGGCTCACAGAGCATTGATTTAGGTCACTGGAAATTCAGTTGACACAATTTGGACTCCATTAGCATCTTGCTTTTAGCCAGTTCTCCAAGCCGGACGGGGCCTTCTGGCCCCCAGTGTTTTCTCCGAGATGGGTGCAGCCTGAACGAGATGCCTGGGCCCCAAGAGATACAAAATaagtgggtttcagagtagcagccgtgttagtctgtatccgcaaaaagaacaggaggacttgtggcaccttagagactaacaaatatattagggcataagctttcgtgagctacagcccacttctgtCTGTGCCCAGAGAGGTCCCCCCAGTAGGGGCAGTTCAGCCGAGCGACCGATGCAGAGACGGTTTGTCCTTGTCCATAGGGTGCGCTGGTCCGGGGCTTCCCGGTCAGCGGTCCCCGGCCACAGCAgcagcgccgccgccgccagcTCGGCCAGCGCCAGGCCCACCGCCGAGTCGCCAGCAGCCCGTcccgcggggctggggcgggctgGCCACACGAGGCGCAGCGCGGGCAGCCGGCCGAGTCCAGGGGCGgcggggctgggagaggaggggtcACCCTGGGCGGGGGCCGCGCGCCGGCTCCCCCGGGCCCGGTCCGAGCGGTCACCGCCGGCCAGCGGAAGAGCCCGCCCAGCCGGGCCTCCCGCGACCCCACTGCCATGGCAACAGCCAGAGCCCGCCTGCGCAGCGCGGGGCGGAAGTGCCCCGGCTCGCGGCGACGGCCGGCTCCGTGAGGGGCGGAAGTGCCGCGCTTTACGACCTGCGCGCTGGTGCAGGGCCGGCTCGCGGAGCTGCCAGTACTTGTTCCTACCCACGTGTGCTGGCCGGGCGGGGAGCCGGGCTGGGCGCGCGGCGGAGGTGAGGGGCCCGGGGGGGTGGGCCCTGGTTCCCCGGTTCCCCCTCAGCCCCCGACTTGCGCGCGGTGTCTGGGGCCAGCCCGTCCCCGCCGGGCTCTGCTGGCTCCGCCCTGCCGCGGGGAGGATGGGGAAGCCGGACTCCCCGGGCCCGGGGCCCGCCtttggggggtgaaggggggaagCCAGACGCCCCGGGCCctgccttggggtggggggagccggggcctagtcccagctccagctctgacGGAAGCATCCTTGGCAGGCCTGTGCTGTCTGTTCGGTGCCGGTTTCCCAGGTAGCTCGTCCCGCAGGACCTGGCTGTGCGATCGACACCCGTAGCCTGTGCGATCCTGTGCCAAGGAGCCCAAGCCTGAGCCCGGCTCGTGtctccccagcagcagcttccTGGGGCTGCCGATGGCCGAGGAGGATTTGTTCCGGAGCGACCACCCTGTGAGCGCCAGCGAGGATGAGGTAGGAGAGGCTCTTGCGGCCCCAGCACTGGGGCAGTGACCTCAAGGCATGGCTGCGTTTGGGTCGCTTACCCCGAGCCAGTGCCAGGCTGCTGCTGACAGGAGGGCTCAGGCTCCCTAGGCCTCCCACGGGAGGCGTTGTCCTGCCCTGAGGGGTAAATACAGCGAGCTTTATTGTCTTCTCGTATTGTAGTAAAATTAGTGAGGTGGAATAGGGGCAGGAAGTGAGACCGCCTTGCGGGGCAGGTCATGGTGGGTGTATGAAGGTGGCAGTGCAGTGTAATGGAAGAGGGTCCTGGGGGGACTTGAGAGGCAGTGGGGGCAAGGcatatggtggtggtggggcctcAGGCTGAGCTGAAATTTGTGTTTGGTGATGTGGGCACTGCACTGCAGGGGTCAGGCCTGTAACTGAAGGGCAGCTCTGAAGGTGCCCAGCCCGCTGCCCCCCTTGCAGATCTGCtataggggcagggcagagctccTCTGGTGATTGAAGGGACTCCTTGTGGCCAGATGCTGAAGGCCTGTGCCACTGCCAGCTGCATTAATTTTGTCTGCTGTGTGCTAGGGGGATGACAATGAGGAGAGGCGGCATCGTCAGCTCTTGGAGGCGGTCAGCTCCCTCGCTGGAAAGAAGCGGTGAGTGTCGGGATCGCACTTGCCCATCACCCAGGGGCTCAGTTGTTTTGTGGGAGCTCTTAGACACTCGTGTCCAGGCTGCCATGGTTCCCACACTGTGCTCAGGGCAACTGAAGCAGCAGTGAAGGCCCCTCGGCTCCTGAGGTGTCTGGGAGGTAGCTAGCCCTACATGCCCCCGTCACAACCATAGACAAagagggtcagaagggaccgcaagggtcatcaaGTCTAACCCCCTGGCAAGATGCAGAAATGGGCTCCTCTCAGTGGCGCAGGAACCGGGGGGATGTGGAGCCAGGCCAGGGAGTCCAGGCAGTTGAAGGGAGCTGTGGTGGTCCTTCCACCTGCCCGGAGTGCGGGGGGATCTGCCAGCAGCCCCCGGCCCGTGTCCCCAcctggcccagggcaggtggagggtccaaaTCTCAGCGCcgactccccacagctgcctgcgcTGCTCTCGTCGACCCAGCTTGCTGGGGGCCTCGGAGCCGCAgccagccatggtaagagctgggcGAGCAACTGTGAGGAGTCGCGGGCTGGGCGGGGACACAGGCTGGGGACTGCTCGGGCTCCACACACTGCAGGCAGGTGGAAGGTCcactgcagctccccacagctgcctgcccagCTCTCATCGTGGCAGGCTGTGGCTCTGAGGTAGGACCCCTGGCCGGAGGGCAGCCTGGGTCcgtccacctgccctgggcagggagcccAGGACACAGACAGGAGGCTTCTTTGGCCCCTTACTCCCccaggcagtgggagggggctccctgGCCCCATTCAGGCTTCTGGCTTGGCcggggtggagcctcagggggGCCCCCTGGGCTAatttccctctaagctgcacagcTGTGCAGCAGACTATCAAGGGCCACACCAGGGAAAGAGGCGCCCCTCCCTCGGCTGCTGTGGCGAGAGAGGACTgcggggggagtcctctctcccctggGCAGCCTATACCCCAAACCCcgcatcctcagccccaccctagagcccgcaccctcagccagagccctcacctccccagccctgagccccctccaacactccgaacccctcagccctcccccgccacacatcacctccatattggtacacataacaaaattaattctgcacatggatttaaaattaattctgcacatgGAACGTTGCCCACACGCTTTTGGGAGGGGCATTGCATGGGCAGGGGTGCTGGTGAACTGCACTCAAGGGGTCCCCATACATTCTGCCTCCTCTCTTCTAGGCGGAAGCTGGCTGAACGCACAGAGGCGAGCGTGCAGGTGTCCGAGTTCAACCTCAGCTGTGAAGGTAAGCTCCTTCtcgggaggggagcagaggggatgggatGAGCCTTTCTCCAAGCTGTTTCTGCAGCTCCCAGACAGGGGCTCCCCCTGCATAACTG is part of the Chelonia mydas isolate rCheMyd1 chromosome 9, rCheMyd1.pri.v2, whole genome shotgun sequence genome and harbors:
- the LOC122461712 gene encoding translation initiation factor IF-2-like yields the protein MLPSELELGLGPGSPHPKAGPGPGESGFPILPAAGRSQQSPAGTGWPQTPRASRGLRGNRGTRAHPPGPLTSAARPARLPARPAHVGRNKYWQLREPALHQRAGRKARHFRPSRSRPSPRAGALPPRAAQAGSGCCHGSGVAGGPAGRALPLAGGDRSDRARGSRRAAPAQGDPSSPSPAAPGLGRLPALRLVWPARPSPAGRAAGDSAVGLALAELAAAALLLWPGTADREAPDQRTLWTRTNRLCIGRSAELPLLGGPLWAQTEVGCPTYFVSLGAQASRSGCTHLGENTGGQKAPSGLENWLKARC